Within Engraulis encrasicolus isolate BLACKSEA-1 chromosome 8, IST_EnEncr_1.0, whole genome shotgun sequence, the genomic segment ttttttttttttttttttttttttttttttataataaagaggaaataatgagaacacacacacacaaacacacactcacaaactaaacttaactaaactaaacataatgtcaggattctgccctggggcaaggccagttcaatcattagtctagtagattctctcgaaagaggaatgtctttagttgtttcttgaaggctgcaagagaggtgcttagtcttgctgcctctgggagactgttccaccacttgggaaccacaacggagaacaatcttgactgggagtacctagagcgactggatggcttgtgctggatgagcgcagatctcttccagtaacataaggcgttagtaggtccttcagataagctggggccgttcctgtgatggttttgtaggcaagggtcagtgccttgtgcttgatccgggcggcgatcggtaaccagtgcaactcaataaatagaggagtaacatgggtccttttgggtttgattgaagatcaaccgtgccgccgcatttctggatcatctgcagaggctttagcgcacaagcaggtagacctgtcatgagtgagttgcagtagtcaacgcgggacaggaccgtggcctggaccagtcgttgtgtagaatattgtgtcagcacaggtctgatattccgtacgttggacatctggaatcgacaggtccgggtgaccgagttgatgtagttggagcatgacagctcatcatcaatcatgacgccaaggtttttggcgactttgcttggggtcacgatggtggagcctatcttgaggttgatgttgtgactgagcggctctttagctgggatcaccaggagctctgtcttggccaggttcagctgtaggtggtggtccttcatccatgttgacaagtcggtgaggcaggcagagatgcgttccgaaaccgtggtgtcctctggacggaacgacaggtacatctgggtgtcatcagcatagcagtggtaggagaacccatgtgtttgaatgacacgtcccagggaggatgtgtatattgcaaacagaaggggtcccagcactgatccttggggttacgcctgtggagagggtgtgagtcgtagacagcttcccttgccatgacacactgaaggtggcgtccagagaggtaggagttgaaccatgagtgggcaacgcctgtgattcccatggctgtgatatcctcaggaggatcttgtggttgactgtgtcaaaggctgcagataggtctagtagtatgaggaccgaggatagtcctttcCGTTCTtggcagtccttagagcttcagtcactgagagtaacgcagtttcagttgaatgtccacttctgacttctgaaaccagattgttttgggtccagtaatccgttctggtttaggaagttggtgactttgctttgcaactgccctttctagcgtcttggataggaagggaagcagtgagacaggtctgtagttttcgacatgagcagggttcagtgtaggcttcttcagtagtggtgtcacccttgcttgtttgaaggcggagggggcAGTGCCGGAGGACAGTGAGGAgtttcatgatggatgtgattgctgggaccactgtttgggcaatgtcttgaagaaggttcgtgggcactgggtctagtaggcaggtagtgggacggcttcttgtgatgagtttggaaacgtcttcttcagagagcagagtgaattcatgaagtgttgcaggattCGCCATGTTTTCCAGGGGAGTGTCTTCTGGGCGGTAGGGCggttcacagaattgcttgctaatatttgccgtcttttccgtgaagaaggtggcaaagttgtccgggttaaggtctatgggtgcaggaggggggggagggttgagcagtgacttgaatgtagaaaacaacttacgtgggtctgtagtgttgctgatcttgtcgttgtagtaggtcgtcttggcagctgttacagaggcggagaaggaggctagtagagatctaagtttttcgaggtcagatgggttgctggttttgcgccatttcctttctgccgctctgagggtggtacgtagagctcggatggtctctgtcagccatggtcgcggttgtgaaggtcttgcaggtttagtgactagtgggcagaggttgtcgaggcaggaggtcagtgtggagctgagcgaatctgtagcagtgtcaacatcgagtgaggagagcacagttgctgagggcaaggcatctgccaccactgatgcaaagctagtgcgtgacaggttgcgtagattccgcctatatgtgaccaagggagggggggtgggtgtagggtcgggtaggcaggtgatgaaatggaggaaaaagtggtctgaaacatgcattggtgttaccttgatgttgtccgcttggcagtccttagtcatgatcaggtcgagctggttaccactcttgtgtgtcggggggcagctggctagttgaatgtcaaatgagttcatcagggccttgaagtctgtggcgtacggcttctctagatgtatgttgaagtcgccgaggacaagtagggggccgcctaggtccgtgatggaggagatcagcgtatccaattcgtcaataaagtcgcccactgctgctggtgtacttgacttgacagacctttttaatatttatttttcttcaaatgctactattaccatgtcagaacgctataaaggaccttttaggaaaagcacaaaagcacaacaatacctcttaatgtatgtcctctacaagtcttctgttgtccagtcttgcactttaaatgtctgtatgagcactgtctatgtccatactgtcttaagtccatgtataagtactgtctatgtctatactgtctatgtccttacctagatttagtctatgtctgtatgggaaagcaagaaatgtaatttcaaattctttgtatgaccagtgcatgtaaagaaattgacaataaaacctacttgacttgacttgacttgactagtaaaTATAGTTGTTTTGTCAAGCTTTGCCtatgacagtggttcccaaccactggtgggccctgacggtattccaagtgggccttgaaatcattttctaaaaattattatcacattttggtgtgtgttgctgttgatttatttgagttttattcgtaattgggtcagaggtgggccccgaacatttgtgacaatttcgaggggaccccaagttggaaaaggttgggaaatgggaacccctggcctatgaCACCTGTAAGAGTCTGTTCAAATGTTCATCACTCCAATGTACAGATGCAGGCCTGCAAATGAAGCAGATCCAAGCCCTTGGCATATCCACTCAAAGAGGCACCTTCACCACGTGGGACAAGTGAGTTTGCCAGAGGGCCAACAAGATATTACtactttcaaaaaagttttaggaataccaaggcactcatcttctttgtaattaaaatgcttttattttgtcgggcatagcatgattaaaatacttctaAAATACTTCTAGCCAGTTCCAgtaagcactccaactggacttcattctgaagtTATTATGACTAACTGATTTGATTTGCCTGCTTAATTCGACCATAGAGGGCTGCGTGTATGATTTGAAACCGTAATAAGTGTCTTGTGGTTTACTTGACTTACAGGAAGACCGGAGTACCTTTTCACAACTTCATCAGTTGGCAAGACCTAAGAGGCGCTGACCTGGTTACCTCCTGGAACGAGTCTCTGACAATGAAGGTTTGCATAATGAATTGCTTATCTGTGCTTACAGAAAGGACCGTAACTGTCTCGCCCTCCGAGTATGGCAGCTTTGTTACAAATGCCTCTTCCCCAttaccagttttctggtaggcccacagctcgacacagcgcgactcggccgccaccttttgcttttcaattggccacgacacagctcaatcaaataGCAAAAACTGGCAGCCGCGCTGTGTTGGGTCCAGGTCATTGTTGTTAAAAGAGTTCAGGTGTAGGCCCCTGGACTTCTCTTTTTAGCTTTGGAAAAAGCCCAGTTGCCTACTACTACAGCGAAACCCTTTGAACAAACACTATTGTTGACACTAGTATGTCCTCATATTGCCCCATGTGGGCCTTTCAATCTTCTTAACCTTCGCCATGTAAGCCCCACCTCTGTCCTCAGGCACCTTTGAGGGATTGTAATgtctgtgtagtatgtgtgtctgGAATGGATCGCTGCACTTTGGGATGTTTGGACACACAACATGGCCCCTTCTCTGGCCTTGACATGTTTGTGTTGAATGAAGGCAATGTGACACCAATTCAGGGGTAAATCATTGACCTCGGTGGCTGAGCCCTAAAGCCTGGAATAGTGGGTGGTTTTGCTGTACTCGTGTGTTTTTCTCCTAGCCTAGGCTTAAAGGTTAACTGGCATCATGACACGGTCTATCATCCCTTTCTATTTTATGTAGCTTGTTGTAAATTCAAACATTTTTGCATTCTGAGGTACCATAGTAACCTATGCATAATAGTCATGTACTTACTTAAAAGTGTTTCCtgtagagtttttttttaaaatcaagaTGGGTGGGGTATCAGACATGTCACTGTTGTGATTGGAAAGCCTATGTTGTGCAGTGTCATGTGAAACCCCCCCGAAATAAAATACCTTGCATAGCCTTTTAGTGTAGATGGGGTCGCTGTCGcgcccattcactatttgctgataatactcaactacatcataacaacattgctatgacattacccagagccgtaagtaacagattaagacatgggcATTTGGTAACAGTAAGGTAAACAGTAAAAAATGTGAAATTTCTTGTCAAGGTATGATATTTTTTGTTgacaaggtggccgccttaacaATAAAGTGTTGGCGGAACGCCATCCTAAGTTTAAGGCTACAATGAGAATGTGGGTTATGGTTTTGGATTTTGCATTTGTGCTGTTTCATCCAGATTTAGCTGCCTGCAACAATATCGGTAAGTCATGTGATGTAATGGTATTGGAGTAGCAATGAAAAACATTACATGGCAGTAAAACAACTAATCAATAGTCATAAAACAATCACTGCCACAACTACGGCAGTCAGAATAGCTACTATGTATGATAAATTATCAGCAGTCAATCAAAGTAGCTGTCCATGATTCAGCTAATGAGTTGTGTCAACTGCAGTAGGATCAGTTGacacacatcagtgtgtgtgtgtgtgtgtgtgtgtgtgtgtgtgtgtgtgtgtgtgtgtgtgtgtgtgtgtgtgtgtgttctaatgtATTTTCTGCAGCATAATATATCATGTGTTgcaatacatgtacatgtattttgcaatgcaaccAATGTTATTGCATCTGTGTTGACATCTTAAGACAAATTCTTTGCACATGTAAATGAACAATTAACTTACTTGTGCAATACGTCTTCTCACAGACCATGAGAGTGGCCATTTCGCCAGTGGAATACTTTTCTATTCATTGagaagtagggctgtaacgatacactcaactcacgatttggttcatatcacgatatatgacctacGATTTGATACATTCCACCATGTCACATTTGTCAACATTGTAAAATATATTTATGAAATAGTAGAATATAGGTAAGAAGAGCTTactaatatttttaaaaagtttaatatgataataatataaTCATTGAAACTTTGAAGTACTATCACTTCACATCTTGTGGTTGTTTTTGGGACTGATCGGTAATAAAACTTAAACTAaaaaggcgtatcacgatactgcctccttttatcacgatacagtatcgtgacactgtgtatcacgatttctcggttcgatacaatatcgttacagccctattgagAAGTATTTGCCATAGTcttaatgtacaaaaaaaacccttatagcagcagttcaaagatccatgcacagcttctaggtgctggtaaacgcaggagtgttcaatacttcaaaagaaagaagtttaccgcacacttatttgactttttgcttgtTTATTCAGAGCAAACTCTTAACAGCCTTTAAACAGACTGGTCCTTTTTTTCATTGTGCTACAGGTTGTTCATGCTGGGTCTTCGCTGCTGCATCTGATCACCAGGCAGAAGACCTTCTTGGCAGCCAGCATCATGATCTTCTCCCCCCAGCACGTCACCTTCCGCCTGGCTTGGGTTCTGCAGAACTGCCCTGAGGTAAgggagggtgatggtggtggtggtgcaagaGTTCTGCTACTATAGATGTGTAAACATCGGTGATATTTATCAGGCTAATGGTAACGTTACTCAAGAGGTTAGGCTAGTAGACTTTTGAAATTATAATGTTATCTCTGGTAGACTTGTGTCTCCAGTGCACTTCTTGTTGGCTTAGTAAATACAGAGATCACCTTATCTTTGGAATTGAGTGCCTTTGGCTGTTTTGAAAGGAGCTCATGAATTAAAtgtttttattacttttattttaattttttgatGTTTGGTTTCGCTGTTGTTCAGGTTCAGAATGCCGTGAAAAATGGAACTTGCTGCTTTGGAACCATTGACACCTGGCTGCTTTATAGACTGACAAAGGGTGACTATGACAACTGTGCAATAACATCACACAGTTCCCTGTCATAAAAAGCACTCCAAAATACATGGGGAAGTCTTCATGTCAATCACTGCATGTACTCattcctgtttttgttttgtatgaaTTAGGAGCTGTGCATCTGACTGACTATTCCAATGCCAGTGCCACTGGAGTGTTTGACACGTACCAGGTAGGCAGCTTCATAGAGTCAAGTACAGTATTGCTGGGTCATTGACGCTTTTACTATCAGACGTCAGGATGGTGCACCCACAATTATTACCAGCATTGTATAAATGAAacgatttgtttttgtttgttttttgctgcctacTGTTTACTTTCTAAAAAGCATATTATTTGCTTGTacattaatttctttttttttaatttatattttattgtttttttttagggaAAGGGAAGTGGGAAACAACACACATTGAGAACAGAACTATGTACATACAgggagtttgtcacttacatattCATACAAtaggatacattttacattatgaAGTCATAGTTATAAAATTGGGCTGTTAGGCCACTTGGCTGGAGCAAAGAAATACCATTTCAACCATCGCTCTAAGAAGAGTTCCATTTTCTGGTTAACATAGGCTGTGATTTGTTCCATCTTATATATTTCCACCACAATGTCTCTCCACATTCCAAGTGTTGGGCTTTCtgcaaaagagttggtagagcgcttctagtgtccctcaaaaccaactggtgctcttggaaggggttcaatgtttcaaaaaagacaaaaggaaaaaaatccttggtccaggcacttcagttggttaatgtagtaaaaaaacaaactttatttaaggggcaaatgcattaaaaaacaccaacgcgtttcggcgctgtggccttcatcagggtgtgtaagagaaacaaacagccatcTAATTATATGAGTGTCCTCAGGTGCAGTATCCTGGGCCATGAGAGCCACTAGGTCTACTCCAAGCCACAAGGGGCAGTGCTGAGACTAACCATCTTGTATAGCAACATGGCAGATTTGTTTCTATAAGTTAAAAACATCAGGATCATCATATAGCTGTAAACAAGATACATGCACTATCCTGGAACAGAGGATTCACTagaaagacatagatagataAAGGGTAATTAGCTTGGCGAATAAAAATAATCAATATTTAACTAAATACTGCATAGGATCACTAGATGTAGGCTACTCCATATATCAATGTCAAGCAAACATCTCTCATGATTATATTATCAGTAACATTTACAACAATCAAAAACATTTATAAAAAAGGAGATAGGTCAAAGTCTTCGTTTAGACCGGGATAATCTGTGGCCTTCAGTTGATCAATCCAGAACATTTCTCTTTGTTTGAGGCGCTTGATTTTGTTGGGCTTTCTGGTTGTAGCCATTTCCTTGTGATAGCTTTTTTGCTGGCCACCAACAGAATGTTCATTAAGTATTTGTCCACTTTCAGCCAGTCTTGAGGAACACATCCCAGATACAAAGTCTTAAAGTCCAGTGGCAAATCCTCTCTGAAAATGTCTTGTAGTGAGTTATGTATTTCTGACCAATAAACTTGAATTTTTGGGCAATCCCAAAAGACATGGTGGTGATTTGCACTTTGTTGACCACATTGTCTCCAGCAGTCAGGGGTGGCGTCACTGAATTTAGATTTCTGGGCTGGGGTAATAAAATATCTAATAAAGTTCTTCCAGTTAAattcacgccaagtcattgaactGGAGCATTTCCATTGATATTGCCACATTCTTTTCCACTCTTCGTCTGATATTTCAGTCCCTGTTTCCCTTTCCCATTTTGCTTTAATATATGCTGTGGAGTGGATGTTATTTTGTACCAAGCAGGTATATGTGGCTGATATGATACCTTTATTCAGGTTTGAATTATATGCTCTTTTAAATAGTTCAATAAAACTgtggtttgtttttgttataTTTTTAACCTTTGTGTTAACATAATGCCGCAGTTGTAGGTATCTGAAAAAGTCTTGCTTATCTAAATGGTGCTTTTCCTGTAACATCTCAAAACTGAACATTGAGTTATCCTTCATAATGGTACATAAAGCTGTTATTCCTTTCGCTGTCCAAATTTGGAATCTATTATCCATAGCGTTTGGTGTAAAATCTGAATCATGTGAGCACCATTTCAGAGGGAGCAAGTCTTCCTCTAATTTATAGATTTTCAGCATATTTTTCCACACTTTCAGAGTGAATTTTACCCATGGATTGTCTGTTTGGTGTATATAATGTTTTAATTTAGAATCTGCAACAACTGCCTGTATAGGGATGGGAAGCACCCTCCCTCATACTTGGCACAAAGGAAAGACATTGTCTTCAATGTCTTTCCTTTGTGCCAAGTATGAGGGATTGCACAAGCATAATATTGTTCTTGTCTGGGCAGCAAGGTATTATTTGCTTGTACATTAATTTCCAATaattaattatattttttattattattattattatttatttaattgatACGAGTGATAATATCTGTGGTTGTACGACTTGACTTCTGCTACTGAACGGTGTCAATGACCCAGTTGCTGTTCTTGGTACCCAGTATTACATGTGCTTACAGAAGGATAAAGCAGCGTGTCCATTTGTGTACTCGAGAAGATGAGCGTGTTGCTCGAGATTAGGGATTTTTGTGTGAGTGGGACTATGAGGTCAGGGTAACTGTTAAGAATGGggaaggtgtgcgtgcgtgcgtgcgtgcggtcagAGTGAAGCGATTGCTTTCTGTTGGCAATTGGAAGTTAGCCTGTATTGTGCGCTATGTGGTGTGTGTTATTATGCATGTGCTGTTGTGAGACCtgatgtgtgtgttcctcagatGTGCTGGAGTGGACTCCTGTGTGGcctcgtctctcttcctctcagcaTCTTCCCTGCAGTGGAGAACACAGGGTTAGTCAAGACAGTGGctcgagggggtgctagggggtccATGGCAAGTTGTAAGAtatataacaaaacaaaatacagtttgTACAAACAGGAAATGTACACCAGATTAAACAATAGTAAGATGAACAATATTACCAATGATTAAGAACTTTATTATAATAATCTTGCAACTCTGAACATTATtacttattattgttattttatatatcccaaacgggcactgacacacagacctagactatggttgtgccAGGGGGGCtgtggctggaatctaccagtatatggggggccttgtcatggttaagtttgagaacccctgagTCAGGAGACACAAGGGGTGAAAGTCAAACTACTTCGTCCCATCCTTTCCTGTTGATTTTCGCCTTGTGACGCGAGGCTCAATGTCACTGATGACTGCTGAATGGGGGAAAGCCCCACAAACGTTTCTCTGTCTAGGTTTGACAacagggaaacttcattgttttgtcCACAGACGTGAAACTGAGCAAGAGGCCGCAAGCAAcaagaaaggatgagaggaacTAGTTTTACTTTCACCCAAGGACTTTTTATAAGACCCAAAATTTTAGCTGTAATGTCAGGTGATCAGAATCTAACCAGGAAGAACACTAATAGACTCAACATGAGACTTGAGGGCTCCATTTCATCTTCATCTAGTGGGCCCAATGCTGTAATGGAATTTAAAAAAGTTATAATACCTCTGGAAAAGCTGGCGAAGTTAAGCCTGAACCATTAGGCTGTTTAGGCGCGCACAAATacaacatatctctctctctctctctctctctctctctctctctctctctctctctctctctctctctctctctctctctctctctctctctctctctctctctctgttcctgcgTCTTCCAGCCATTTCTTCGGATGTACAGATGAAAGCATCTTTGGCGTGCCTATTCCCATTATGGCCTTGGTGAGTGAAGAGCTACACTAAGCTTTGAATCAAAGACTTTACTGTGGAATTCATTACAGTTGCATCTCATCACATAAATGAGCCCACATGAACACCAGTGATTGGAATTCACATCAAACGGAATATTTTTACCTTTTGTCAGTGTTATACGCCATTTTCAATTCTCCAGCTATCATTATAGTGTAATGCTGTTTGTATTGTATCGTTGTGTTAAGTAGCACCGTCATTCAATACACTGCACACCTTCTTAAACCAACATACTTGTGTAATTGGTTTCAGCCGCAATGACACTGCACTTAAATGAAAGGTAGAGTATGTTAGATTGTGGCCAGTAcaaattgcaactatgcttctcatgaCATATGCTGCATATTCCATTTTTTTACTTTATACATTATTTTATATGTAATTAGTAATACAATAATATTTACTTGTCCTTTCCAATTAATATTTACTGGTAAATATGTTTTACTGCTCTGACCAAAGTGCATTAAGTTTTCCAGCTAATGATGGTCATtactggaatttcaaaatggttgacacagagaagatccacctttttatatATGAAAAGCACGATTTCCCCTGCCATAATacatacttagaaattgatgatggtgggaaataatcattgaaaagatagcgtgtgaatgggctgcatacaATCTGGAAATAAagtagagtttaaaaaaaaatacattacacactCTCGCTTTTAAGCACAATTGGCTTCGTGGCGCTCACTAGAAACGCGTGTGTCCTGCAGATGGCGGACCAGCAGGCGGCCATGTTTGGAGAATGCTGCTTTGATAAGGGAGATGTGAAGATCACCATGGGAACAGGCACCTTCATGGACATCAACACGGGAAGTGAACCCCACACCTCCTTCACAGGTGAGGGGACCATGTGGGAGTCAGACCTCGTGGAGCTGCCTCAGGTGGCCTCTAGGGGGCAGTGACACCCAGGAGGATTCTGCACTGATGCCCATATCATATAGTCAAAGTTAGTGTTAATTGAACGGAATTTAAAAATCTTATTCTCGTGCAGATCCCCTCTGTAAAGAAGTGTCCCTTGATACCCCTTAGACTTTTCTGTGAATTTCATTCTGTATTCTATTAGTAGTTGTGTAATTTGTCGAGTATTCATTCAGAATACTTAACAACCTCAACTTTGAAAATGCTGGGACGTGCAAGTCCATGGGTATAAGAGCAATTTAGCTTGTTGGACtcgaaaatattttaaaaaaatatgtcatGAAGGCATTGGCAGTATGACCCCTCTTATTGACTAAGACCGAAGCATTCAGCCGAGACCAGATATGCTACAGAAAAACAAGTCATGCACAGCAGGGTTGTTGAAAAACACTTACATCAAAAAAGTCCCTTTTGTTCCTTTgtccctttgtgttctttttaataataagcctattattaaaaagaacacaaaggggctttaagtgtgcagacatttttctttcaattttacacaggtAGTAGGTAGCTGCCAGCTTTATTGAATGAAAATAGGTGTCAATGTCCTAAGACTGATGCAGACATATCAAACACATCTTGCATAGTCATAACACGTTTATTTTTATGTTCTAATTAAGTTTTCACATCTGAGCTGCTCCTGCTTGCTTTAGTCTCCTCTCCCGTTGAAGCGCCAGATGGTGAACCCCAGGGGCACGGTGGATATTTTGTTGTTTCTACCcacacgtttttttgttttgtttttttcttcccctctcagGTTTGTACCCAATCGTGGGCTGGAAGATCGGCTCGGAGCTGACGTACCTGGCAGAGGGCAATGCGGCAGACACTGGCACTGCAATCAAGTGGGCACAGGAACTGGGTGAGGTGGCgctggtggtggcggtgttgTTGGCAGGGAAGCCGATGTTCGTTGAAGTGTGAAGAACAAGCCCAAAGCCATAATCTGCTATTTAGTGACTTAGTGggcttactgtactgtaatgtgtaatACAGCATTACAAATTCATTAGGCCGTCTAGACAGTGTAAGACTTTAAGATGGTGGTATGCATGTTGGTGCTATTAATTATTAACTTTATTACATTATTGAATTATGATTACTCACACAGTAAGTACATTTGAGCTAATGATGAATATAGATTGATTTCCTGAAAGTTGATAAAATGCAGAGATGGTGCGTGTGAAATGCGAAGATGGTTTTAACGAATTATCACTGTCATGCTGACTAATCAGACTGCCATATGTGTCAATTTAAGATGGCTTAGTCTTCAAAGCATCTTTTACTGTATGCAGCATGTTTGGCAGATTAATGGTATGCAGGGAAGGGCTTACAGACCGAGTTAGTGATCTGTCATGTCACAAGGCATTACAAGACAGGgctgaatttctcgaaaccaaagttgcttactacattagctacttcgttgctttcaatgcattttcccattggcaactaccgaagttgctaacaggctaaccacttcccttttgagaaactcaccccagagttgGGCGTATTGTACACATTGCATTGCAATTTGATGCgtttatccaaaatgactttgCCTATTAAATGGAAATGCCACGACGTATGCAAGTATAGGATTTTtttggtacacacgcacacgcgcacacacacacacacacacacacacacacacacacacacacacacacacagctgcactgcACTCTGGAAGAACAATCATTTTGCCGGTAGGCCAATATGCCTCTCTAGACAGGGCCATTTTTCACAATATGAATTAGAATTCTTATGTACTCGTTTCCAACTTGTACTCCAAagttcaaaaacttttttttcatttgcatatTGCAGATATGGAAATGAATTAGGAGCTCTTAATTATGCATTTTTATAAGTCAAGAGTTTTTTGCATTTAATGAAATGCCTGCCATATATGT encodes:
- the LOC134454575 gene encoding putative glycerol kinase 5, with the protein product MAATRNGFTKKNYIVAVDVGTTAIKCHVYDKDATVKGACSRKVTPLYPKPGRVEMDPERLWQNFVAVIKGAVEDAGLQMKQIQALGISTQRGTFTTWDKKTGVPFHNFISWQDLRGADLVTSWNESLTMKVVHAGSSLLHLITRQKTFLAASIMIFSPQHVTFRLAWVLQNCPEVQNAVKNGTCCFGTIDTWLLYRLTKGAVHLTDYSNASATGVFDTYQMCWSGLLCGLVSLPLSIFPAVENTGHFFGCTDESIFGVPIPIMALMADQQAAMFGECCFDKGDVKITMGTGTFMDINTGSEPHTSFTGLYPIVGWKIGSELTYLAEGNAADTGTAIKWAQELELFSEVEETAGMVTALKDSDGVCFVPSFSGLQAPLNDPGACASFMGLKPSTTKSHLLRAILESVAFRNKQLYDIMMRETKIPITNIRADGGVCSNDFIMQLTADLLGRKIDRPSHTDMSSLGAAFVAGLGSGFWKSQEELKGLRCTERVFLPSTLSRDHVFTLHSWERALRRSMHWYSHA